A window from Vigna angularis cultivar LongXiaoDou No.4 chromosome 7, ASM1680809v1, whole genome shotgun sequence encodes these proteins:
- the LOC128197763 gene encoding protein WUSCHEL-like has product MERYTSQRWRPTDDQVKMMTNIYNHGVTHPSRAQVVEIASRLRVFAEATEYNVHCWFNNHGNRIRRWQAEMDPTGTLFSQLPLYMYEYDWVIMRAPRLLDLFPVPIIIDDDRDERQIAPPMLLTFRTRAPSTELSLRPPQPAREFFR; this is encoded by the exons atggagaggtacaccagtcagcggtggagacctactgacgatcaggtcaaaatgatgaccaataTCTACAAccacggggtcacacatcccagcagagcccaagtcgtcgagattgcgtctcgactaagggtttTCGCAGAAGCcactgaatacaatgtgcactgctggttcaacaaccacggcaatcggatcaggcgctggcaagcggagatggACCCCACTGGCACCCTCTTCTcgcaactgccgctatacatgtacg aatacgattgggtgatcatgagggcgccgaggctgctggacctgttccccgttccgatcatcattgacgacgacagggacgaacgacaaatcgctccacctatgcttctcacattccgaaccagagctccctcgacggagctctcccttagaccaccgcaaccagctcgggaattttttcgttga